A single Eremothecium sinecaudum strain ATCC 58844 chromosome VIII, complete sequence DNA region contains:
- the POL31 gene encoding DNA-directed DNA polymerase delta subunit POL31 (Syntenic homolog of Ashbya gossypii AAL132C; Syntenic homolog of Saccharomyces cerevisiae YJR006W (POL31)): protein MYQNRLAEYRKRVLVSCNKRWDDGFRLQGKPVVHKKRVLDIQAGQPCWCIGAVYCEMKYKPNILDEVSSDTYGSVEPADKYTDPEGTDNVMLEDESGRVLLVGDLIKTSPFITGTVLGFLGMEAEPGTFQVLDICYPEALPQAPRKAIEGKKLALVSGLNFCVDNPTLSFKAKLLQEVVAGDIGRAEKMVNVCRFLICGDSVNYKEDGSDIHGALEGLGAFLVNILKSVPVTILPGASDPTERSLPQQALNKALFKQTLKPFFAKVRCELFETVTNPYWFDCEGIQILVTSGQTIDDISKYVVETTRAENSVQEEIEHRLDLMEATLKWQNVAPTAPDTLWCFPYKENDPFVLKQLPHVYIVGNQPGFGFRKASVEGGSQVVLVTLPKFSETGSFATLDLGTLDTEIFTIEY, encoded by the coding sequence ATGTACCAGAATAGGCTAGCTGAGTATCGGAAAAGGGTACTTGTAAGTTGCAATAAAAGGTGGGACGATGGATTCAGGCTACAAGGAAAACCTGTTGTGCATAAGAAAAGGGTTTTAGATATCCAGGCAGGTCAACCATGTTGGTGCATAGGTGCTGTTTATTGTGAAATGAAATATAAGCCTAATATCTTAGATGAAGTTTCCAGTGATACCTATGGATCGGTAGAGCCTGCAGACAAATACACTGACCCAGAGGGCACAGATAACGTCATGCTAGAGGATGAAAGTGGACGTGTATTATTAGTGGGTGATTTGATTAAAACTTCTCCTTTTATTACCGGCACTGTGCTTGGTTTCTTAGGAATGGAGGCAGAACCTGGAACATTTCAAGTTTTAGATATTTGCTACCCAGAGGCTCTACCGCAAGCACCGAGGAAAGCAATTGAGGGGAAGAAACTTGCACTAGTCTCTGGTCTTAACTTTTGTGTTGACAATCCGACATTATCATTTAAAGCTAAGCTCCTGCAGGAAGTTGTTGCAGGGGATATAGGAAGAGCGGAGAAAATGGTAAATGTTTGCAGATTTTTGATTTGCGGTGACTCAGTGAACTACAAAGAAGATGGAAGTGACATACACGGAGCGTTGGAAGGACTTGGCGCATTTTTAGTcaatattttgaaaagtGTACCCGTGACGATATTGCCTGGGGCATCGGATCCAACTGAAAGAAGTCTTCCACAGCAAGCATTGAATAAAGCCTTATTCAAACAAACTTTGAAGCCTTTTTTTGCGAAGGTCAGATGTGAACTGTTTGAAACTGTTACTAATCCATATTGGTTTGATTGTGAAGGTATACAAATTTTGGTAACAAGTGGTCAAACGATTGATGATATCTCGAAGTATGTCGTTGAGACAACCCGTGCTGAAAATTCTGTTCAAGAAGAAATTGAGCATAGACTAGATCTCATGGAAGCTACTTTGAAGTGGCAGAATGTAGCACCGACAGCACCTGATACACTTTGGTGTTTCCCTTATAAAGAAAATGACCCTTTTGTGTTAAAACAATTACCACATGTTTATATAGTGGGTAATCAGCCAGGATTTGGATTCCGAAAAGCGAGCGTAGAAGGTGGGAGTCAGGTTGTACTGGTTACATTACCCAAATTTAGTGAAACGGGTAGTTTCGCTACTTTAGATTTAGGTACATTGGATACTGAGATATTTACAATTGAGTATTAG
- the PSD2 gene encoding phosphatidylserine decarboxylase 2 (Syntenic homolog of Ashbya gossypii AAL131C; Syntenic homolog of Saccharomyces cerevisiae YGR170W (PSD2)): MGLIRKGRAARRGQLSVKVDIIQAKIDTVENSRCNPLCLVTTNGIFNRSKKLRNTSNPRWEQTLTLILPSKPTSEHLRIVLYDDMLRKQEDIGVQLERERYLYLGEVRLSLLEMFKGNGVTHNEFHLPPRWYPVCNRKRKGYQAADIQVAITLSCCKDGMNLQNVYRSWCDYLTDSMITRRTRMKQDMELLLESFEGEENENDLAEFSSLSSDSLTADFTNYEDITRHSVLSGKVEEPEDEEADGEEQESEYLTDVPSDYSRYRNVQHETCGSIFTEQRNGSSGTFASVPQVSSNSLTDSSQRSNQLHANTQSSDEDTDITRLRRRLRNLRRTKRGANVFEITKKTHALGIAIVDIKNITDLPPLRNKFSTTFDMDPFVILSFGRRVFKTSWKKHSLNPEYNERAAFEIYPSELSFTLDFRVFDKDSFSYHERVADASVLVKQVTEFRRADNGEFVQELAIPLVLKDEELARIHSPKLNLKVRYVPYQLMKKRFWQHVVNSSTNLEQFDVVQLTLLLDGFGHFSDEEVNTVFYQAGKSPWSQDKVSKEEVVEALQNWKNISGFKRAKKCPLCSKQVQSDKHLRNSKLHVETDLVTHFAICSSRDRKLLKASYVSCDFASKRWFSKVLIKLTYGKYALGSNNANILVQDRDTGIVIEEKINVYVRLGIRIIYNARGKQSRKFKSLLRTVTIKQGKKFDRPSSVKDIESFIKFHSLDMSQCLDREFKTFNEFFYRKLKPGSRPPESENPKVLLSPADSRCSVFPSVSRATEFWIKGKTFTLSKLTNGYYSDIFSERTSSVGIFRLAPQDYHRFHSPCNGVVGKPKYISGEYYTVNPMAVRTELDVFGENVRVVIPIESEEFGTILYIPVGAMMVGSIILTCKQGDTITRGQELGYFKFGGSTVILVLEAKNVVMDTDLLKNSEESIETLVKVGMSIGHTPDVREYRRTKVVVNDSHEIERIKRSITVAEDDSENMNNASWEYRTLKNLNDEDPEIEEFFSILSEQYI, translated from the coding sequence ATGGGGCTGATTAGGAAAGGAAGGGCAGCTAGAAGAGGCCAATTATCAGTAAAAGTTGATATTATACAAGCCAAAATAGACACTGTGGAGAATTCAAGGTGTAATCCGCTTTGTCTAGTGACCACAAATGGTATATTTAATAGAAGCAAAAAGCTTAGGAATACTTCTAATCCTCGCTGGGAACAGACGTTAACTTTGATATTGCCTTCCAAACCTACTTCTGAGCATTTGAGGATAGTCTTATATGATGATATGCTCAGGAAACAGGAGGATATTGGAGTGCAATTGGAACGTGAGAGGTACTTATATCTTGGTGAGGTTAGATTATCTTTGCTTGAAATGTTCAAAGGTAATGGTGTGACACATAATGAGTTTCATCTTCCGCCGCGGTGGTACCCGGTGTGCAACCGTAAGCGTAAAGGTTATCAGGCTGCTGATATACAAGTAGCTATTACTCTTAGCTGCTGTAAGGATGGCATGAACCTCCAAAATGTTTATAGAAGCTGGTGTGACTATCTGACGGATTCTATGATTACAAGGAGGACTAGGATGAAGCAAGATATGGAGCTGTTATTGGAAAGTTTTGAGGGCGAAGAGAACGAAAACGATCTTGCGGAATTCTCATCTTTATCCTCAGATTCGCTTACCGCTGATTTCACGAATTACGAGGACATAACAAGGCACTCAGTGCTTTCTGGTAAAGTAGAAGAACctgaagatgaggaagCGGACGGTGAGGAGCAGGAATCAGAATACTTAACAGATGTGCCATCTGATTACAGTAGATATCGCAATGTTCAGCATGAAACTTGTGGCAGCATATTCACAGAGCAACGTAATGGTTCATCTGGTACGTTTGCAAGTGTACCACAAGTTTCTAGTAACTCGTTAACGGACTCTTCACAGCGGTCAAACCAGCTGCACGCTAATACACAATCCAGTGATGAAGATACGGATATTACACGCTTGCGGCGCCGCCTTAGGAACTTACGCAGGACGAAGCGCGGAGCAAACGTTTTTGAGATTACTAAAAAGACCCACGCTCTAGGTATTGCCATTGTTGATATAAAGAATATCACCGATCTTCCGCCTCTTCGGAACAAGTTCTCTACTACTTTTGACATGGATCCTTTCGTCATTTTATCATTTGGTAGACGCGTCTTTAAAACATCGTGGAAGAAACATTCCCTAAATCCCGAATATAATGAGCGAGCAGCATTTGAAATATATCCTAGTGAATTGTCTTTTACTCTGGATTTTAGGGTATTTGATAAAGATTCTTTTTCATATCATGAGAGAGTAGCAGACGCTAGTGTTCTCGTTAAGCAAGTAACTGAATTCAGAAGGGCCGACAATGGGGAATTTGTTCAGGAACTAGCTATTCCCTTAGTCTTAAAGGATGAAGAACTTGCACGCATACATAGTCCAAAATTAAACCTGAAGGTAAGGTACGTCCCATATCAGCTTATGAAGAAAAGGTTCTGGCAGCATGTAGTAAACTCGTCGACGAATTTGGAACAATTTGATGTAGTTCAACTTACCCTATTGTTAGATGGTTTTGGGCATTTTTCGGATGAAGAGGTCAACACGGTATTTTATCAAGCTGGGAAGTCGCCATGGTCACAAGACAAAGTctcaaaagaagaagtagTGGAGGCTTTGCAAAACTGGAAGAACATAAGTGGTTTTAAGCGTGCCAAAAAGTGCCCACTATGTTCAAAGCAAGTTCAGAGCGATAAACATCTCCGCAACTCGAAGCTGCATGTAGAGACTGATTTAGTGACTCATTTCGCCATTTGTAGCTCAAGGGATAGAAAACTGTTAAAAGCTTCCTATGTTTCATGTGATTTTGCATCAAAACGGTGGTTCTCCAAGGTATTGATTAAACTAACCTATGGGAAGTATGCTTTGGGTTCTAATAATGCAAACATCTTGGTTCAAGATAGGGATACCGGAATCGTTATTGAAGAAAAGATCAACGTGTATGTTCGATTGGGTATTAGGATAATCTATAACGCAAGAGGAAAGCAGTCCAGGAAATTCAAATCTTTATTACGCACAGTTACCATAAAGCAGGGAAAGAAGTTTGACCGTCCAAGTTCTGTAAAAGATATTGAGTCATTTATTAAATTCCATTCTCTTGATATGTCTCAATGTTTAGATAGGGAATTTAAGACCTTCAACGAATTCTTCTATAGGAAATTGAAGCCGGGAAGTAGGCCTCCTGAATCCGAGAACCCAAAAGTTTTACTCTCACCCGCTGATTCACGGTGTTCAGTGTTCCCCTCAGTTAGCAGAGCCACCGAGTTCTGGATCAAAGGGAAAACGTTCACCTTGTCCAAGCTCACAAATGGATATTATTCTGATATATTTAGTGAAAGGACAAGTAGCGTAGGAATATTCAGGCTAGCACCCCAGGACTATCACAGATTTCACTCGCCTTGCAATGGTGTTGTTGGCAAGCCTAAATATATTAGTGGTGAGTACTATACAGTTAATCCGATGGCTGTCCGGACGGAATTAGATGTATTTGGTGAAAACGTGCGCGTTGTCATTCCTATTGAAAGCGAAGAATTTGGCACCATCTTATACATACCCGTGGGTGCAATGATGGTTGGTTCGATTATTCTGACTTGCAAACAAGGGGATACAATAACTCGAGGCCAGGAACTGGGATATTTCAAGTTTGGTGGTTCTACTGTTATTTTGGTGCTGGAAGCTAAAAACGTGGTAATGGATACAGATTTGCTAAAAAATTCTGAAGAAAGCATTGAAACGTTGGTTAAAGTTGGCATGAGTATTGGACATACCCCAGATGTTAGAGAATATAGAAGAACAAAGGTAGTAGTAAATGATTCTCACGAAATTGAACGAATTAAGCGTAGCATTACAGTCGCGGAAGATGATTCGGAAAATATGAACAATGCGTCTTGGGAATACAGAACGTTGAAAAACCTAAACGACGAAGATCCAGAAATAGAGGAGTTTTTCAGTATACTCTCGGAACAATACATCtaa